The Styela clava chromosome 10, kaStyClav1.hap1.2, whole genome shotgun sequence genome window below encodes:
- the LOC120337684 gene encoding proto-oncogene tyrosine-protein kinase ROS-like isoform X3, which produces MKAINKSIIWNLFWFISMAYIPDVTDCTYGAIASQRHFWTKKLYNELHITSNSNKVRIRRQIPSPLFVKQYDGCLSQSSCSSIRNMTSTASGTGNTFYVATPTRILKVRLGSELNPVCVCTVVLDGNVPDAACRIPSYIPDVPFPVKISDNYAFFNLSSIEEKQHKWFNSAICMNELNPNISFAFLYKKSSDTSPKSCFQMSDCFYKRISSTASLGNVRLGNLSPNAEYFVHLIIYSESSAHKSAIISPAINFHTSCTVPAHPVNLACRSLNNSSLMLSWKEPNVKNSAQLSYEIIVNNTNKVDKILYKNGDKTRFIHNGIDYGSNNYTIKVSSYNCPANSQHFSQSEITGCKPYQPPVHLTVENTTCRHATVLWKAPDDEGVQCVIVEWIVLEHQNGFEKWSQSSLISGNVSFFYTVTDLEPNTGYSFRTKQQYVGYNGNEGWLYSAPVNGRTMPSIPDHPRNVRVVKDRDINFLSWEPPNDHGAPLEYYIIQYRNRSSPNATRMLFGTWSSELHVAPLSTAWEIYDDSLNFVPNSWYEFRVSAVNSVGEGDASKPSSPFQFIPSQDFQGDFELWIIIGGTGGLVMIILIIITFVACRRCGQMAVTYQTPPSSDITTIHLSYGADLQLAQLRHMTEIANYRGVEGVPPDYMDLLPLFPREKLSLTDFLGKGAFGEVFKGIAIESVGGINIEKKVAVKTLQEGSTDSEKCEFLMEAYFMSTFNHENILSLIGVCLDNEPQYLLLELMEGGDLLHYLRDARSDSLISLKLTMADLLDISLDVAAGCKYLEEQRFVHRDLAARNCLVSTKEYRTDETRIVKIGDFGLARDIYKSDYYHKAGEGLLPVRWMAPESLVDNIYTSQSDVWSFGVLLWEILTFGQQPYPARTNIEVLQYVRNGGRLKKPHDCPDDFYSLMIKCWHNTPTLRPSFSWAVKWLQQFKDRNVASANEEDNYRFDLTNITSSEEDLATADEEIVIANVHPQPQIHILPDIEGFDNEGFELHESSSRGDPMATELDSDNEVADVSMDDIPAYSFLPSPNDINLGSNYLLMSTQDMEFNERQPLSQGEINIGFQDEEDSEDANDDILNCAMLNFSTNGKQPIPTSSRFSPEVGNTQSLPSCSNSDSHYSRQPDYLLPYIGDLPITDEERLMRKQQWNRQRRLRMEEGLGDTSSEDSPTFTQARTSYSLMQTRDHQRLLNQNDMQNSLASTSDNISDDLSETTTPMKVFDSLESSRTFGEERPCSDDETSQETYSYSRQLFTSNYTDDDNESHHSSEHENPRVNIPTYV; this is translated from the exons ATGAAAGCTATCAATAAAAGTATTATctggaatttattttggtttATCTCTATGGCATATATTCCAGATGTCACTGACTGCACATATGGAGCTATTGCATCACAGCGTCATTTTTGG ACAAAGAAATTATATAACGAACTTCATATTACATCAAATTCAA ATAAAGTGAGAATTAGACGTCAGATTCCTTCTCCACTGTTTGTAAAGCAATATGATGGCTGTTTATCTCAATCTAGTTGTTCTAGTATCAGGAATATGACAAGTACAGCGTCAGGAACTGGAAATA CATTTTATGTCGCTACCCCCACAAGAATATTGAAAGTGAGATTGGGAAGTGAGTTGAATCCGGTCTGTGTATGCACTGTCGTTCTGGACGGAAATGTACCAG atGCTGCTTGTCGGATACCTTCATACATACCTGATGTACCATTTCCAGTCAAAATATCTGATAACTATGCGTTCTTTAATCTATCATCTATAGAAGAAAAACAACATAAATGGTTCAATTCAGCGATATGTATGAATGAATTGAATCCAAATATAAGTTTTGCATTTCTTTATAAGAAAAGTTCTGACACTTCACCGAAATCATGTTTTCAAATGTCCGATTGCTTTTACAAG cgAATAAGCAGTACAGCATCACTTGGCAATGTAAGATTGGGGAATTTGTCACCGAACGCagaatattttgttcatttaattatatatagTGAATCAAGTGCTCATAAATCTGCAATTATTTCACCAGCAATCAATTTTCATACGTCATGTACAG TTCCTGCTCATCCTGTAAACTTGGCATGCAGAAGTTTAAATAATTCTTCATTGATGTTATCATGGAAAGAACCAAATGTTAAAAATTCTGCTCAACTTTCatatgaaattattgtcaacaaCACAAACAAAGTTgataaaatattgtataaaaatgGGGACAAAACCAGATTTATCCACAATGGAATAGACTATGGCAGCAATAATTACACG ATCAAAGTATCATCATACAATTGCCCAGCCAATTCTCAGCATTTTAGCCAATCAGAAATAACAGGATGTAAACCATACCAACCTCCTGTACATCTAACTGTGGAAAACACAACTTGTAGACATGCCACTGTCTTATGGAAAGCGCCGGATGATGAAGGTGTCCAGTGTGTCATAGTTGAATGGATTGTACTTGAG CATCAAAATGGATTCGAAAAATGGAGCCAAAGTTCCCTAATCAGTGGAAATgtatcatttttttatacagTAACTGATTTAGAACCAAATACTGGATATTCTTTCCGAACAAAACAACA ATATGTTGGTTATAATGGCAATGAAGGCTGGTTATATTCTGCGCCAGTAAATGGTAGGACTATGCCATCCATACCAGATCACCCACGTAATGTTCGCGTTGTGAAGGATCGTGACATTAATTTCTTGAGTTGGGAGCCACCAAATGATCATGGGGCTCCACTGGAATATTATATAATACAATATAG AAATCGATCTTCACCAAATGCAACCCGCATGTTATTCGGTACTTGGTCATCCGAACTGCATGTTGCACCCTTATCAACAGCTTGGGAAATTTATGATGATAGTTTAAATTTTGTGCCTAACTCATGGTATGAGTTCAGG GTTTCTGCAGTAAATTCAGTGGGTGAGGGGGATGCCAGTAAACCATCATCACCATTTCAATTTATTCCTAGCCAAGATTTCCAAG GTGATTTTGAACTCTGGATAATTATTGGTGGAACTGGTGGTCTGGTTATGATTATTCTCATCATCATTACCTTTGTTG CCTGTAGAAGATGTGGCCAAATGGCAGTCACCTATCAGACCCCACCTTCATCTGATATCACAACAATCCATCTGAGTTATGGAGCCGATCTACAACTCGCACAACTACGCCATATGACAGAAATTGCAAATTATAGAGGAGTGGAAGGTGTTCCACCAGATTATATGGACCTTTTACCACTCTTCCCGAGAGAGAAGTTGAGCCTTACAGATTTTCTTGGGAAGGGAGCATTTGGAGAG GTTTTCAAAGGAATTGCTATAGAATCAGTCGGAGGCATCAATATTGAAAAGAAAGTAGCCGTAAAGACGTTGCAAGAGGGTTCAACTGATAGCGAAAAATGTGAATTTTTGATGGAAGCTTATTTTATGAG CACATTCAATCACGAGAATATATTATCTCTGATCGGAGTATGTCTGGACAATGAACCTCAGTATTTATTATTGGAATTAATGGAAGGAGGAGACTTATTGCATTATCTCAGAGATGCCAGATCTGATTCT CTCATCAGCCTAAAACTCACCATGGCAGATCTACTTGATATATCTCTGGATGTCGCAGCGGGTTGTAAATACTTAGAAGAACAAAGGTTTGTCCACAG AGATCTTGCTGCAAGAAATTGTTTGGTTTCAACAAAAGAATATCGTACAGACGAGACGAGAATTGTTAAAATTGGTGACTTTGGTCTTGCCAGGGATATTTATAAAAGTGATTATTATCATAAGGCTGGGGAAGGACTTCTTCCTGTACGTTGGATGGCTCCTGAGTCTCTAGTTGATAATATTTATACATCACAGAGTGATGTTTG GTCGTTCGGAGTTCTGTTGTGGGAGATTTTGACATTTGGACAACAACCTTATCCAGCTCGCACAAACATTGAAGTGTTACAATACGTCAGAAATGGTGGAAGACTTAAAAAACCTCATGATTGCCCAGATGATTT CTATTCATTGATGATCAAATGTTGGCACAATACTCCTACTCTTCGCCCTTCATTCAGCTGGGCTGTCAAATGGTTACAACAATTCAAG GATCGAAATGTTGCTTCTGCAAATGAAGAAGACAATTATAGATTTGATCTTACAAATATAACGTCATCCGAAGAAGATCTGGCAACAGCAGATGAAGAAATAGTGATTGCAAATGTTCACCCACAACCACAAATACACATTCTCCCTGATATTGAGGGATTTGATAATGAAGGCTTTGAGCTCCATGAAT CTTCAAGTAGAGGAGACCCAATGGCAACTGAGCTTGATTCTGACAATGAGGTTGCAGATGTATCGATGGATGATATTCCTGCTTATTCTTTCCTTCCCTCGCCAAACGATATCAATTTAGGAAGTAATTATTTATTGATGTCTACCCAAGATATGGAATTCAATGAACGGCAACCCCTGTCTCAAGGAGAAATAAACATTGGATTCCAA GATGAAGAGGATTCCGAGGATGCAAatgatgatattttaaattgtgCAATGCTGAATTTTTCCACAAATGGAAAGCAACCTATTCCTACTTCTTCAAG ATTCTCTCCAGAAGTTGGAAATACACAATCATTGCCTTCATGTTCGAATTCTGATTCGCATTATTCACGTCAGCCTGATTATTTACTGCCTTATATCGGAGATCTTCCAATAACTGACGAAGAAAGACTAATGCGAAAACAACAATGGAATAGACAAAGAAGACTTCGAATGGAAGAg GGGCTTGGAGACACATCAAGTGAAGATTCTCCAACATTTACACAAGCTCGAACATCTTATTCTCTTATGCAAACGAGAGATCATCAACGACTCTTAAATCAAAATGATATGCAAAACTCATTAGCTTCAACCAGTGATAATATATCAGATGATTTGTCTGAAACAACGACTCCTATGAAAGTATTTGATTCTCTTGAATCTAGTCGCACTTTCGGCGAAGAAAGACCATGCAGTGACGATGAAACAAGCCAAGAAACTTATTCCTATTCTAGACAACTTTTCACCTCAAATTATACCGATGATGACAATGAAAGTCATCATTCTTCTGAACACGAAAATCCCAGAGTAAATATTCCAACTTATGTTTAA